One genomic region from Halococcus qingdaonensis encodes:
- a CDS encoding GNAT family N-acetyltransferase encodes MTIREAATDDAEAITAIARESWSHDYPDILSRDTAEQGVEEWYAPETIRTEIDSDDAVVPVAERDGEVVGFAHAVGDGTGGTVLRVYVAPDHRGDGIGSGLLDHARQRLVDRGAGRLRAMVLADNEPGNEFYRRLGFELRERNETRIGGETYRENVYLDV; translated from the coding sequence ATGACAATACGTGAGGCCGCGACCGACGATGCCGAGGCGATCACGGCGATCGCACGGGAGTCGTGGAGCCACGACTATCCCGACATCCTGAGCCGCGACACGGCCGAACAGGGTGTCGAGGAGTGGTACGCGCCCGAAACAATCAGGACTGAGATCGACAGCGACGACGCGGTCGTGCCGGTGGCCGAGCGCGACGGCGAGGTGGTGGGGTTCGCCCATGCCGTCGGGGACGGGACCGGCGGCACGGTTCTCAGAGTCTACGTCGCGCCCGACCACCGGGGCGACGGCATCGGCAGCGGTCTGCTCGACCATGCCCGCCAGCGGCTCGTCGACCGCGGTGCCGGGCGGCTGCGGGCGATGGTGCTCGCCGACAACGAGCCGGGAAACGAGTTCTACCGTCGACTCGGGTTCGAACTGCGCGAGCGAAACGAGACCCGCATCGGTGGGGAGACCTACCGGGAGAACGTCTACCTCGATGTCTGA
- a CDS encoding acyl CoA:acetate/3-ketoacid CoA transferase — translation MSLVRPADAAVESIAAGDTVAVGGFVAVGIPEHLLSALGERYTRTGSPGDLTLYHPAAEGDRQGNGVSHLARDGMLGRVIGSHWGFVPQLMERIVAGDVEAYNFPFGAMDHLLRDTAAGKPGTVTTAGLRTFVDPRRTGGKVNDATTEDLVEVVTLDGEEYLFYHAIAPDVALIRGTTADERGNVSMEREALTANMLATAQAAHNADGTVIVQVERVTEAGSLDAREVDIPGIVVDTVVEAPTEDHAQTYGTDYSGALSGEVRPPRDSTTEETPLTARTVIARRAAMELVPDAVVNLGVGVPEAIPAVAAAGGVSDEIIQTVEAGPIGGSPSGGIDFGTASNHDALVSSPEQFDFYDGGGLDIGYLGIAQADRDGNVNVSRFGSRLPGCGGFINITQNAAKVVFCGTLTTGDSSISVGDGRLAVEGEDGAPKFVERVEQVTFSGDYALETDQPVVFVTERAVFELGDEGVTLTEIAPGVDVESDVVDQMAFAPTVADDLSEMDTRLFRAEPMALTEFVRSE, via the coding sequence ATGTCACTCGTTCGACCTGCCGACGCGGCCGTCGAGTCGATTGCTGCAGGCGATACGGTCGCCGTCGGCGGGTTCGTCGCCGTCGGGATTCCCGAACACCTGCTCTCGGCACTCGGCGAGCGCTACACGCGAACGGGGTCGCCCGGCGACCTCACGCTGTACCATCCCGCGGCCGAGGGCGACCGGCAGGGCAACGGCGTCTCCCATCTCGCACGCGACGGGATGCTCGGAAGAGTCATCGGCAGCCACTGGGGGTTCGTCCCACAGCTCATGGAGCGCATCGTCGCCGGCGACGTCGAGGCCTACAACTTCCCCTTCGGCGCGATGGACCACTTGCTGCGCGACACCGCGGCCGGCAAACCGGGGACGGTGACGACCGCCGGACTGCGAACGTTCGTCGATCCGCGGCGAACGGGCGGGAAGGTCAACGACGCGACGACCGAGGATCTCGTCGAGGTCGTCACGCTCGACGGCGAGGAGTATCTCTTCTATCACGCGATAGCGCCCGACGTCGCGCTGATTCGCGGGACGACCGCCGACGAGCGCGGCAACGTCTCGATGGAGCGCGAAGCACTCACGGCGAACATGCTGGCGACCGCACAGGCCGCCCACAACGCCGACGGGACCGTCATCGTACAGGTCGAGCGCGTCACCGAGGCCGGCTCGCTCGACGCGCGCGAGGTCGATATCCCGGGCATCGTCGTCGATACGGTCGTCGAAGCCCCCACCGAGGACCACGCACAGACGTACGGAACCGACTACAGCGGTGCGCTGAGTGGCGAAGTCCGGCCACCGCGCGACTCGACGACCGAGGAAACGCCGCTGACCGCGCGGACGGTCATCGCGCGCCGGGCGGCGATGGAGTTGGTGCCCGACGCCGTGGTGAACCTCGGGGTCGGCGTGCCCGAGGCGATTCCAGCCGTCGCGGCCGCCGGCGGCGTCAGCGACGAGATCATTCAAACTGTGGAAGCGGGCCCCATCGGCGGCTCGCCGTCGGGCGGCATCGACTTCGGGACGGCCAGCAACCACGACGCGCTCGTGAGCTCGCCCGAGCAGTTCGACTTCTACGACGGCGGCGGGCTGGACATCGGCTATCTCGGCATCGCACAGGCCGACCGCGACGGCAACGTCAACGTCAGCCGGTTCGGCTCGCGACTGCCGGGCTGTGGCGGGTTCATCAACATCACCCAGAACGCCGCGAAGGTGGTCTTCTGTGGCACGCTCACGACCGGCGACTCGTCGATATCCGTCGGCGACGGACGGCTCGCCGTCGAGGGCGAGGACGGGGCACCGAAGTTCGTCGAGCGCGTCGAACAGGTCACCTTCAGCGGCGACTACGCGCTCGAAACCGACCAGCCGGTCGTCTTCGTCACCGAGCGGGCCGTCTTCGAACTCGGTGACGAAGGAGTCACGCTCACCGAGATCGCACCGGGCGTCGATGTCGAGAGCGACGTCGTCGACCAGATGGCGTTCGCGCCGACCGTCGCCGACGATCTCTCGGAGATGGACACGCGGCTGTTCCGTGCGGAGCCGATGGCGCTGACCGAGTTCGTCCGGTCGGAATAA
- the eif1A gene encoding translation initiation factor eIF-1A, with the protein MSEESGRKNLRMPDDNEVFAVVTQHNGGNHVQLRCMDGKERMGRIPGRMKYRVWINEGDVVLVEPWDWQDEKGTIEWRYSDQDADQLRREGHIE; encoded by the coding sequence ATGAGCGAAGAATCCGGGCGGAAGAACCTCCGCATGCCCGACGACAACGAGGTGTTCGCCGTCGTGACCCAGCACAACGGCGGCAATCACGTCCAGCTACGGTGTATGGACGGGAAGGAACGCATGGGTCGGATCCCCGGCCGTATGAAGTATCGCGTCTGGATCAACGAGGGCGACGTCGTGCTCGTCGAGCCCTGGGACTGGCAGGACGAGAAGGGCACCATCGAGTGGCGCTACTCAGACCAGGACGCCGACCAGCTCCGCCGCGAAGGCCACATCGAATAG